In Sulfitobacter sp. LCG007, the sequence CCAGACCCAGATCCTCGCGATACACCTCGGCCGCTTCCCCCGCGCGGCCCTGCTCGAGCAGAAGCGCCCCCAACGCGTGCCGGGCAGGCTGCATCCACCCCCAGGGCTCGTCGTAGGGCAGCGAATCCTCGAGCGCCACCGCCCTGCGAAGCTGCCTGAACGCTTTCTCGTAACTGCCTTTGCGATAGGCGATTTCCCCGTCAAGCATCGCTTCGGCAACCGCGAATTGCTCGAGACAGAGGACGTTGTGCATCCGTCGGCCCTCGGGCATCCGCTCACGGGCCGCGAGAAAACGGGCGCGCTCGGTCTCGGCGGCCTCGACATCGCCCAACGCGGCCTGCGCGACGCCCTTGGCATAATGCAGGGTCGCCGTCGTCACAGCGTAAAGCGCGCCATCGTCCGGCAAGGGTTCATCGAGTATCTGCCGCCAGCGCCCGAAGCGTATCAGGACATGCACCCAGATCGCCATGTAGCTTTCGAAGAAATCCGCGAAAGGCGGGGAAGGCACACGCAGGAATTCCTCGGGCGTGAGATCGACCAGCTCGCGCGCGGCCTTCCAGGCAAGATCGAACCGACCCAGAAACATCGCGCCGTAGACCGCGAAATGATAGTTGTGAATGCGATAGCCGGTGTAAAGCGTATACAGGCCCATCCGCTCGAGCGCCTTCCGGTCGACCTGCGAAGCCCGCCAGTTCCAGTGCCACACGTCGCGATAATTGCCGCACTGGATGTCGATATGGGTGGGCATGTGCATCAGGTGCCCCGCGTCCGGGACAAGTTCGCGAAGGGCGTCCGCGGCCTTGAGCGCCCTTTCGGGGAAAGGCGACATCTCCATCAGATGGACATAGAGATGCAGGATCCCGGGATGGGTCATCGCCTCCGGGTCGCGTGCCATCGCCTCTTCCAGCGAAGCCTGCGCCTGAAGCGTCCCCGCACCCTCCGTCGGCGCGCCGGTGCGCTGGTTCCACATGTTCCACGGGGTCCGGTTCATGATCGCCTCGACATGAATCGCACGGAGATCCAGATCATCAGGGAAAGCGGCATGAACCTTGCCCATCCGGTCGGCATAAGCGTCGTTCCAGGCGCGCATGATCTCGAGGCTTTCTGGCACTCGCTGGGGAAAGCGCGCCGGAAGCGACTCGATCAGCGCGCGTTCTTCGGCGGTCACGCCATCGAGCAGCGCCAGAGCCGCCTGTGTCGCATCGAAGGCTGCGGCCAGCGAGTCACGGCGCATGTTCGCGTCGCGACGCTCCCACGGCATGTTGTAGTTCGGCCCGCTTGCGTAGGCGATGCCCCAGTGCGCCATGGCGCAGCCGGGATCGGCGGCCAGGGCTTCACGGAAACAGGCGATCGCCTCGTCGTGAAAATAGGCATAGCACCAGACCAGCCCACGGTCGAACCAGCGCTGCGCCGCGTCCGAGCCGGTCGAGACCGTCCGGGAATACACGTCGATGTCGTAGTAGACCATGAGAGCCCCCGCCACCCGTCCGGCGCGAGACTAGCAGAAACGCCCTTCCCTGTCAGGCGCGGACCGACAGGATCAGCTCAGCCGGTCCTTCACCATCGGGCCCACGGTAGCGAAATCCATCTGGCCGGTGTATTTCTGCTTCAGCAGCCCGATCACCTTGCCCATGTCGCGAACGCCCGTGGCGCCGACCTCTTCGACGGCCGCGTCCACGGCGGCGCGCGATTCGTCCTCGCTCAGCCGGCGCGGGAGGAATTCCTCGATGATCACGATCTCGCCGCGCTCGCGGTCGGCCAGGTCGAGGCG encodes:
- a CDS encoding GatB/YqeY domain-containing protein, whose amino-acid sequence is MELRTRISSALKQAMKDKDAGRLSTLRLINAAIKDKDIAARAEGNDDGVDDAAVLAILSKMTKQRQESAQVYEEGGRLDLADRERGEIVIIEEFLPRRLSEDESRAAVDAAVEEVGATGVRDMGKVIGLLKQKYTGQMDFATVGPMVKDRLS